The following proteins are co-located in the Halococcus salsus genome:
- a CDS encoding nitrite/sulfite reductase yields MNTVERWKQEKHPLDVIEDVREYAEEGLSFDEIEERAGDGEWERLKWAGMYSHGVQDGYFMMRTKVPGGYLTPEQGVVVGEVADEFATAPEEYGGDQQNDLWGDAYVDITTRQDFQEHWIEVEDVPEIWNRYDDVGLTTIQGCGDSARNVLGCPAAGLDHHEAFDAQPVIDAVSDFFTENREYGNLPRKFKITITGCREDCAQSQINDVGMTPARREVDGQYQYGFHVRVGGGLSDGPRMGSELDVFVPPEDAVEFTRAVAQTFKELGNRFNRGVCRMRYLVQQMGPEKFEEAVRDRCQVDLDTRGEDLTEGYTGDHVGVHKQRDEDLRYVGFNVVAGRMGGDEFAEAARAAEKHGTEDASLRLATDQNFLITHIPEENVEDLLAEPFAENYQPDPGPFARGAVGCTGSEFCNYGIIETKNRVKRWARELDDRIDTPDDLEVVRMHMSGCSASCAQPQIADIGFRGETVKTDVDDEDDENDEIVEGMDFGLGGSLGADNEFLDWVEHAVPATAVIPALEKLFTAYTDEREEGERFYEWCRRAGNDELRAVMRQADANVSGGVAADD; encoded by the coding sequence ATGAATACAGTCGAACGCTGGAAACAGGAGAAGCATCCGCTCGACGTCATCGAGGACGTGCGGGAGTACGCCGAAGAGGGACTCTCGTTTGACGAGATCGAGGAACGCGCCGGCGACGGCGAGTGGGAACGGCTCAAGTGGGCCGGGATGTACAGCCACGGGGTACAGGACGGTTACTTCATGATGCGGACGAAGGTCCCCGGTGGCTATCTCACGCCCGAGCAGGGGGTCGTCGTCGGCGAGGTCGCCGACGAGTTCGCCACCGCGCCCGAGGAGTACGGCGGCGACCAGCAGAACGACCTCTGGGGCGACGCCTACGTCGACATCACGACCCGCCAGGACTTCCAGGAACACTGGATCGAGGTCGAGGACGTCCCCGAGATCTGGAATCGCTACGACGACGTGGGGCTGACCACGATCCAGGGCTGTGGCGACTCCGCGCGGAACGTCTTGGGCTGTCCCGCCGCGGGCCTCGACCACCACGAGGCCTTCGACGCCCAGCCCGTGATCGACGCCGTCTCGGACTTCTTCACCGAGAACCGGGAGTACGGCAACCTCCCGCGGAAGTTCAAGATTACTATCACCGGTTGCCGCGAGGACTGTGCCCAGTCACAGATCAACGACGTCGGGATGACCCCGGCGCGCCGCGAGGTCGACGGCCAGTACCAGTACGGCTTCCACGTCCGCGTCGGCGGCGGGCTCTCGGACGGCCCGCGAATGGGTTCGGAGCTCGACGTGTTCGTCCCGCCGGAGGACGCCGTCGAGTTCACCCGGGCCGTCGCCCAGACGTTCAAGGAGCTCGGTAATCGGTTCAACCGCGGCGTCTGCCGGATGCGCTACCTCGTCCAGCAGATGGGGCCCGAGAAGTTCGAGGAGGCCGTCCGTGACCGCTGTCAGGTCGACCTCGACACCCGTGGAGAGGACCTCACCGAAGGGTATACAGGAGATCACGTCGGCGTCCACAAACAGCGCGACGAGGACCTGCGATACGTGGGCTTCAACGTCGTCGCGGGCCGGATGGGCGGCGACGAGTTCGCCGAGGCCGCCCGCGCGGCCGAGAAGCACGGCACCGAGGACGCGAGCCTCCGCCTCGCGACGGATCAGAACTTCCTGATCACCCACATCCCCGAGGAGAACGTCGAGGACCTCCTCGCGGAACCCTTCGCGGAGAACTACCAGCCCGACCCGGGCCCGTTCGCACGCGGCGCGGTCGGCTGTACGGGAAGCGAGTTCTGTAACTACGGCATCATCGAGACCAAGAATCGAGTCAAGCGGTGGGCCCGCGAGCTCGACGACCGGATCGACACCCCCGACGACCTCGAAGTGGTCCGGATGCACATGTCGGGCTGTTCGGCCTCCTGTGCCCAGCCTCAGATCGCCGACATCGGCTTCCGGGGCGAGACGGTCAAGACGGACGTCGACGACGAGGACGACGAGAACGACGAGATCGTCGAGGGGATGGACTTCGGCCTCGGCGGCTCCTTGGGTGCCGACAACGAGTTCCTCGACTGGGTCGAACACGCGGTGCCCGCGACCGCCGTCATCCCGGCGCTCGAGAAGCTGTTCACGGCCTACACCGACGAGCGCGAGGAGGGCGAGCGCTTCTACGAGTGGTGCCGTCGCGCCGGCAACGACGAACTCCGCGCCGTGATGCGGCAGGCGGACGCCAACGTCTCGGGAGGTGTCGCGGCGGATGACTGA
- a CDS encoding Coenzyme F420 hydrogenase/dehydrogenase, beta subunit C-terminal domain — MTDRSPLPGVPGTSDDGDECCTDGQCTCGGQASEPKAIADGGMKSANVDENGSLGDVQFTEPAAEGTSQDIENGDSPDHRVGVPDGVDLDTPGYSIRSEMNDIEEPDDKTWFMELDTAVIDDGRCIQCGTCVASCPSDSIGIGDDGLPELVKMCTGCSLCWDFCPRGGLRYERQWKITGGEDNVKGAGDPITEFSAKVEEEWRENAQDGGVVSSVLIHLLEDGEIDGALIATEGEDEAWKAESFLATTPEEVIENAGSFYNQTMALGNLDLDQWEHKLPDKDPEDLSLAMVGTPCEIEGIRALQDFSWEYGSQDGGARAVDYTIALMCTKNFNYERLIGEQLEEKRGISPEEIGKFDILHGNMYIYDHDGEKMLEEDIENFHDAALKGCDECADFTGFTSDITVGSVGSSDDYSSVIIRTEQGLDAWEHTEADLDYHDLEDRSAIGGLQSWDKKKAFNSLERPFDPDAPRFIEYTEHAENYGTVLNPHEADH, encoded by the coding sequence ATGACTGATCGCAGCCCCCTCCCCGGCGTGCCGGGGACGAGCGACGACGGCGACGAGTGCTGTACCGACGGACAGTGTACCTGCGGCGGGCAGGCGTCGGAACCCAAGGCCATCGCCGACGGCGGGATGAAGTCGGCGAACGTCGACGAGAACGGCAGCCTCGGTGACGTTCAGTTCACCGAACCCGCCGCCGAGGGCACGAGCCAGGACATCGAGAACGGCGACTCGCCCGACCACCGCGTCGGGGTTCCCGACGGGGTGGACCTCGACACGCCGGGCTACTCGATCCGCTCGGAGATGAACGACATCGAGGAGCCCGACGACAAGACGTGGTTCATGGAGCTCGACACCGCCGTGATCGACGACGGCCGGTGTATCCAGTGTGGGACCTGTGTGGCCTCGTGTCCCTCGGACTCGATCGGCATCGGCGACGACGGGCTCCCCGAGTTGGTGAAGATGTGTACGGGCTGTTCGCTCTGTTGGGACTTCTGTCCCCGCGGCGGCCTGCGCTACGAGCGCCAGTGGAAGATCACTGGTGGCGAGGACAACGTGAAGGGCGCGGGCGACCCCATCACCGAGTTCTCGGCGAAGGTCGAGGAGGAGTGGCGCGAGAACGCCCAGGACGGTGGCGTGGTCTCCTCGGTCCTGATCCACCTGCTCGAAGACGGCGAGATCGACGGCGCGCTGATCGCCACCGAAGGCGAGGACGAGGCCTGGAAGGCCGAGAGCTTCCTCGCGACCACTCCCGAGGAGGTCATCGAGAACGCCGGCAGTTTCTACAATCAGACGATGGCGCTCGGGAACCTCGACCTTGACCAGTGGGAGCACAAGCTCCCCGACAAGGACCCGGAAGACCTCTCGCTGGCGATGGTCGGCACCCCGTGTGAGATCGAGGGCATCCGGGCGCTCCAGGACTTCTCGTGGGAGTACGGCTCGCAGGACGGCGGTGCGCGGGCCGTCGACTACACCATCGCGCTGATGTGTACGAAGAACTTCAACTACGAGCGACTCATCGGCGAGCAGCTCGAGGAGAAGCGTGGCATCAGCCCGGAGGAGATCGGGAAGTTCGACATCCTCCACGGGAACATGTACATCTACGACCACGACGGCGAGAAGATGCTCGAGGAAGATATCGAGAACTTCCACGACGCCGCACTGAAGGGCTGTGACGAGTGTGCCGACTTCACGGGCTTCACCTCCGACATCACGGTGGGCTCGGTCGGCTCCTCGGACGACTATTCGAGCGTCATCATCCGAACCGAACAGGGCCTCGACGCGTGGGAACACACCGAGGCCGACCTCGACTACCACGACCTCGAGGACCGCTCGGCGATCGGCGGGCTCCAGTCTTGGGACAAGAAGAAAGCGTTCAACTCCCTCGAACGACCGTTCGACCCGGACGCACCCCGGTTCATCGAGTACACCGAGCACGCCGAGAACTACGGCACCGTGCTCAACCCGCACGAAGCCGACCACTGA
- a CDS encoding cupin domain-containing protein, whose protein sequence is MEKVNIDDVDVVTNPLGVHSVRKPVSSALGTEDFAMNYFELEPGESFSGGLHTHHDQEEVFYVQEGTATFEVGREREETDVEAGGFIRFAPGEFQTGKNDSDDRVVGFALGAPKARHDFEEIESLVHCRECGEETVHGLDLTDEGQFEFTCTACGNEFATG, encoded by the coding sequence GTGGAAAAAGTCAACATCGACGATGTGGATGTCGTCACCAACCCGCTCGGGGTCCACTCGGTTCGGAAGCCGGTTTCGAGCGCCCTCGGCACCGAGGACTTCGCGATGAACTACTTCGAGCTCGAACCCGGCGAGTCGTTCTCCGGGGGCCTCCACACCCACCACGACCAGGAGGAGGTCTTCTACGTCCAGGAGGGCACGGCGACGTTCGAGGTCGGTCGCGAACGCGAGGAGACGGACGTCGAGGCGGGCGGGTTCATCCGGTTCGCGCCCGGCGAGTTCCAGACCGGCAAGAACGACTCCGACGACCGGGTGGTCGGGTTCGCGCTCGGCGCGCCGAAGGCCCGCCACGACTTCGAGGAGATCGAATCGCTGGTCCACTGCCGGGAGTGCGGCGAGGAGACCGTCCACGGGCTCGACCTCACGGACGAGGGCCAGTTCGAGTTCACCTGCACGGCGTGCGGCAACGAGTTCGCGACGGGGTGA
- the pdhA gene encoding pyruvate dehydrogenase (acetyl-transferring) E1 component subunit alpha — protein sequence MTTDRTRGDDRVQVLDADGQVVDGATVPALSDEAFVSIYHDMRFARHLDERLISLQRQGRLGTYSSLAGQEGSQIGSMYALDEADWVLYQYREHGTVVVRGRLAEYLQYWMGHESANAALADVNIAPLNITIADHLPHAVGMAWASKLKGEGKAFVSHFGDGATSEGDFHEAMNFAGVFDTPNVFVCNNNQWAISVPRERQTASATLAQKAEAYGFEGIQVDGMDPLAMYQVTKHAVEKARGETDDERRPTMIEAVQYRFGAHTTADDPSVYREEREVEEWKEKDPIPRLERFLRDTGRLDDERVDAIENEIEAGVAEAVETAEGSAEADPDDLFADAYAELPDRLRDQREYLRELRERHGDDALLDE from the coding sequence GTGACCACTGATCGCACACGGGGCGACGACCGCGTGCAGGTGCTCGACGCCGACGGCCAGGTCGTCGACGGCGCGACCGTGCCGGCCCTCTCGGACGAGGCGTTCGTCTCCATCTACCACGACATGCGCTTCGCGCGCCACCTCGACGAACGCCTGATCAGCCTCCAGCGCCAGGGGCGACTCGGGACCTACTCCTCGCTCGCCGGCCAGGAGGGTTCGCAGATCGGCTCGATGTACGCGCTCGACGAGGCCGACTGGGTGCTCTATCAGTACCGCGAGCACGGCACGGTCGTCGTGCGAGGACGGCTCGCCGAGTACCTCCAGTACTGGATGGGCCACGAATCGGCCAACGCCGCGCTCGCCGACGTCAACATCGCACCGCTCAACATCACCATCGCCGACCACCTCCCCCACGCGGTCGGGATGGCGTGGGCTTCGAAGCTCAAGGGCGAGGGCAAAGCGTTCGTGAGCCACTTCGGCGACGGCGCGACCAGCGAGGGCGACTTCCACGAGGCGATGAACTTCGCGGGCGTGTTCGACACCCCGAACGTCTTCGTCTGCAACAACAACCAGTGGGCGATCTCGGTTCCCCGCGAGCGCCAGACCGCGTCCGCAACACTGGCTCAAAAGGCCGAGGCCTACGGCTTCGAGGGGATCCAGGTCGACGGGATGGACCCACTCGCGATGTATCAGGTCACGAAGCACGCCGTCGAGAAGGCCCGGGGCGAGACCGACGACGAGCGCCGTCCGACCATGATCGAGGCGGTCCAGTACCGCTTCGGCGCGCACACCACCGCCGACGATCCCTCGGTCTACCGCGAGGAGCGCGAAGTCGAGGAGTGGAAGGAGAAAGACCCGATCCCACGGCTCGAACGCTTCCTCCGCGACACCGGTCGGCTGGACGACGAGCGGGTCGACGCTATCGAGAACGAGATCGAAGCCGGCGTGGCCGAGGCCGTCGAGACGGCCGAGGGGAGCGCCGAGGCCGACCCGGACGACCTGTTCGCCGACGCCTACGCGGAGCTTCCCGACCGGCTTCGCGACCAGCGCGAGTACCTCCGGGAGCTGCGCGAACGCCACGGCGACGACGCCCTCCTCGACGAGTGA
- a CDS encoding cold-shock protein — protein sequence MAKGTVDFFNDTGGYGFIDTEDSEEDVFFHMEDIGGPDLEEDTEVEFDIEQADKGPRATNLERL from the coding sequence ATGGCAAAAGGCACGGTTGATTTCTTCAACGACACTGGCGGCTACGGCTTCATCGACACTGAGGATTCCGAGGAGGACGTGTTCTTCCACATGGAAGACATCGGCGGCCCGGATCTCGAAGAGGACACGGAAGTCGAATTCGACATCGAACAGGCTGACAAGGGCCCGCGCGCGACCAACCTCGAACGACTGTAA
- a CDS encoding HNH endonuclease has product MVRRYRSGWWLDVKYWDEELTQEAIANECNVSPRTVRTYMNRFDIPTREISGEDHPLYGRERPDAVKRRIAASLKDRRFSEATRRRMAEAKNGTELPADVREKISRSLQGVSRSRETRRKMSRSTAGERNPNWNGGYSRRYGPGWTEARRRVRGRDSVCQHCGHDGADRGLDVHHIIPVRLFRETNGVALERAHDERNLVLLCKRCHSRAEHGHIAVQPSGNFTLETCLENARGREKTDHSR; this is encoded by the coding sequence ATGGTGAGACGCTATCGAAGCGGTTGGTGGCTCGATGTCAAATATTGGGACGAAGAGCTGACACAGGAAGCGATCGCCAACGAATGCAACGTCTCGCCCAGGACGGTCCGCACGTATATGAACCGGTTCGACATTCCAACCCGTGAAATAAGCGGCGAGGACCACCCCCTGTATGGTCGAGAGCGCCCCGACGCTGTAAAACGGCGGATCGCTGCTTCGTTGAAGGACCGACGGTTTTCGGAGGCGACGCGTAGACGGATGGCTGAAGCGAAGAACGGCACCGAACTACCGGCGGACGTCAGAGAGAAGATCTCTCGGTCCTTGCAAGGCGTCTCCCGGTCACGGGAAACCCGTCGGAAGATGAGCCGTTCCACGGCCGGGGAACGGAACCCGAACTGGAACGGTGGATACAGCAGACGGTACGGTCCCGGATGGACGGAAGCACGGAGACGAGTGCGTGGTCGTGACTCCGTCTGTCAACACTGTGGCCACGACGGAGCGGACCGAGGCCTCGATGTCCATCACATCATCCCTGTTCGACTGTTTCGAGAGACGAACGGCGTCGCGCTCGAACGTGCTCATGACGAACGAAATCTCGTTCTTCTCTGTAAACGATGCCACAGTAGAGCCGAGCACGGACACATTGCTGTTCAGCCGTCCGGAAACTTCACCCTCGAAACGTGTCTCGAGAACGCGAGAGGTCGTGAGAAGACGGACCACTCCCGATAG
- a CDS encoding 3-hydroxyacyl-CoA dehydrogenase/enoyl-CoA hydratase family protein translates to MNVDDIETVAVLGAGNMGHGIAEVAALAGYDVRLRDINEELVEKGYDQLEWSVGKLEEKGQLTEEEAEAALDRVTTLVDVEETVSNTDVIIEVVPEKMDIKQDVYQEVEQYAPEEALFATNTSSLSITDLAEVTERPGQFCGMHFFNPPVRMQLVEVISGEHTADETLDTIEALAENFGKTPVRVRKDSPGFIVNRVLVPLMNEAAWLVEDDVATMAEVDSTTKFDMGLPMGSFELADQVGIDVGYHVLEYMHDVLGDAYAPCPLLESKVEAEELGKKTGKGFYDYENGDGADIPTDAGTEEIEARLLAVMANEVAKLVGNDVAPAADIDEAVMLGAGFPNGPAKLADEAGLDSLHETLSELHEETGAARYEPAPALDELAGEGFYAGSDDGDGDTIEFETVGIEYPGDMVGEIVIDRPHRMNTINMDVLDELAAAIELFEDDDEVRTILITGAGDDAFSAGADVQSMAASAEPLEAIELSKKGKETFGKLEECPMPVVAAIDGYCLGGGMELAMCADLRIATERSQFGQPELNLGLLPGWGGTQRLQHIVGEGRAKEIILTAERYDAAEMADYGFVTDVVSKNEFRDAAHDLAADLAAGPPVAQKLTKRAMLRGWEDTEAGLEIESQAFGHLINTDDLMEGVTAFMGDSDPEFEGK, encoded by the coding sequence ATGAACGTCGACGACATCGAGACCGTTGCCGTGCTCGGCGCGGGGAACATGGGTCACGGCATCGCCGAGGTCGCTGCGCTCGCGGGCTACGACGTCCGGCTGCGCGATATCAACGAGGAGCTAGTTGAAAAGGGGTACGACCAGCTCGAGTGGAGCGTCGGCAAGCTCGAGGAGAAGGGCCAGTTGACCGAGGAGGAGGCCGAGGCCGCGCTCGACCGTGTGACGACGCTGGTCGACGTCGAGGAGACCGTCTCGAACACGGACGTGATCATCGAGGTGGTCCCCGAGAAGATGGACATCAAACAGGACGTCTACCAGGAGGTCGAACAGTACGCGCCCGAAGAAGCGCTGTTCGCCACCAACACCTCCTCGCTCTCGATCACCGACCTCGCGGAGGTCACGGAGCGTCCGGGCCAGTTCTGCGGGATGCACTTCTTCAACCCCCCGGTCAGGATGCAGCTCGTGGAGGTCATCTCGGGCGAGCACACCGCCGACGAGACCCTCGACACGATCGAGGCGCTCGCCGAGAACTTCGGCAAGACACCAGTTCGGGTTCGGAAGGACAGTCCGGGTTTCATCGTCAATCGCGTGCTGGTGCCGTTGATGAACGAGGCGGCGTGGCTGGTCGAAGACGACGTGGCGACGATGGCGGAAGTCGACAGCACCACGAAGTTCGACATGGGGCTCCCGATGGGGAGCTTCGAACTCGCCGACCAGGTGGGGATCGACGTGGGCTATCACGTCCTCGAATACATGCACGACGTGCTCGGGGATGCCTACGCACCGTGCCCGCTGCTCGAATCGAAGGTCGAGGCCGAGGAGCTCGGGAAGAAGACGGGCAAGGGCTTCTACGACTACGAGAACGGCGACGGCGCGGACATCCCGACCGACGCGGGCACCGAGGAGATCGAGGCACGACTGCTCGCGGTGATGGCCAACGAGGTCGCGAAGCTCGTCGGGAACGACGTCGCGCCCGCCGCGGACATCGACGAGGCCGTGATGCTGGGGGCCGGGTTCCCGAACGGCCCCGCGAAGCTCGCCGACGAGGCGGGGCTCGACTCGCTCCACGAGACGCTCTCGGAGCTCCACGAGGAGACCGGCGCGGCGCGCTACGAACCCGCACCCGCGCTCGACGAGCTCGCCGGCGAGGGCTTCTACGCGGGCTCGGACGACGGTGACGGCGACACGATCGAGTTCGAGACGGTCGGCATCGAGTATCCGGGCGACATGGTTGGCGAGATCGTCATCGACCGCCCCCACCGGATGAACACCATCAACATGGACGTGCTCGACGAGCTCGCCGCCGCCATCGAGCTGTTCGAGGACGACGACGAGGTGCGCACGATCCTGATCACGGGCGCGGGCGACGACGCCTTCTCGGCGGGTGCAGATGTACAATCGATGGCGGCGAGCGCCGAGCCGCTCGAAGCCATCGAGCTCTCGAAGAAGGGCAAGGAGACCTTCGGCAAGCTGGAGGAGTGCCCGATGCCGGTCGTGGCGGCCATCGACGGCTACTGTCTCGGCGGCGGGATGGAGCTCGCGATGTGTGCGGACCTCCGGATCGCCACCGAGCGCTCGCAGTTCGGCCAGCCCGAACTGAACCTGGGGCTCCTGCCCGGCTGGGGCGGCACACAGCGTCTCCAGCACATCGTCGGCGAGGGCCGCGCGAAGGAGATCATCCTCACCGCCGAGCGCTACGACGCGGCGGAGATGGCTGACTACGGCTTCGTCACCGACGTGGTCTCGAAGAACGAGTTCCGGGACGCCGCCCACGACCTCGCCGCCGACCTCGCGGCCGGCCCGCCGGTGGCCCAGAAGCTCACCAAACGCGCGATGCTCCGGGGCTGGGAGGACACCGAGGCCGGCCTGGAGATCGAATCCCAGGCGTTCGGCCACCTCATCAACACCGACGACCTGATGGAGGGTGTCACCGCGTTCATGGGCGATTCGGACCCCGAATTCGAGGGGAAATAG
- a CDS encoding DNA-3-methyladenine glycosylase family protein, producing MDELTQDPVMAELVAEYGPLELDPAESEFERLVISIINQSVSTASANAVRERTFALFDEITPEAVLAADEETLVEAGLGKAKTEYIRNAAEAFIERDLTRAGLADATDQEVIDELAEIHGIGEWTGRMYLIFALGREDVFPVGDLAVRRAMESLYGEMSRAEMREFAERWEPHRSLATLYLWEHYES from the coding sequence ATGGACGAACTCACCCAGGACCCGGTGATGGCCGAACTCGTCGCGGAGTACGGTCCCCTCGAACTCGACCCCGCCGAGAGCGAGTTCGAACGGCTCGTGATATCGATCATCAACCAGTCCGTCTCGACGGCCTCGGCCAACGCCGTTCGCGAGCGGACCTTCGCGCTGTTCGACGAGATCACCCCCGAGGCGGTGCTCGCGGCCGACGAGGAGACCCTCGTCGAGGCGGGCCTCGGGAAGGCCAAGACCGAGTACATCAGGAACGCCGCCGAGGCGTTCATCGAACGCGACCTGACCCGTGCGGGGCTCGCCGACGCCACCGACCAGGAGGTCATCGACGAGCTCGCCGAGATCCACGGGATCGGCGAGTGGACCGGCCGGATGTACCTGATCTTCGCGCTCGGGCGCGAGGACGTCTTTCCGGTGGGGGACCTCGCCGTTCGGCGGGCGATGGAGTCGCTCTACGGCGAGATGAGCCGAGCCGAGATGCGCGAGTTCGCCGAGCGCTGGGAGCCCCACCGTTCGCTCGCGACGCTCTACCTCTGGGAACACTACGAGTCGTAG
- a CDS encoding RimK/LysX family protein: protein MESSNDAVRVGVLSLHNSKETKAILNAVEDLGHEPVWLRRENTAVSIRDGEVSLEPDVDVVANRLLLSNTEEPAEGLGLAATFERIRPMLNRPGATLTAIHKFATAATLADWNVRVPDALLALSNDRLNRGRERFGDVGVYKTAIGTHGGGTWKVDLSDPVNPRVGNRQAFLQELIERDETQHRDLRVYVVGDRIIGAMHRYAPEGDWRTNVALGGAVEDVTDEIPDEARETALYAADVIDLDYVGVDLVEANDGWYVLEMNPTAGFKGLYEATGKSPAPYIAKLAVEHVGGSVDDDRVRELSGTLDDSTPSSMPREERPAPGETPTIGYIEDVVVSGTSGSQSTLAKSDTGATRTSIDTSLAATIGAGPIKSLTRVRSGSQKSGKARPVVDLVVGIGGTQHTVTASVEDRSHMNYPLLLGRDILKHYQVDVRRRSDSDQPQPDEDVLEE, encoded by the coding sequence ATGGAATCCTCCAACGACGCGGTTCGTGTCGGCGTGTTGAGCCTCCACAACAGCAAGGAGACCAAGGCGATCCTCAACGCGGTCGAGGATCTCGGTCACGAGCCCGTCTGGCTCCGTCGGGAGAACACCGCGGTCTCGATCCGGGACGGCGAGGTGAGCCTCGAACCCGACGTCGACGTGGTTGCCAACCGGCTCCTGCTCTCGAACACCGAGGAGCCCGCCGAGGGGCTGGGGCTGGCGGCCACCTTCGAACGGATCCGCCCGATGCTGAACCGGCCGGGTGCCACCCTCACCGCGATCCACAAGTTCGCGACCGCGGCGACGCTCGCCGATTGGAACGTGCGGGTGCCGGACGCGCTGCTCGCGCTCTCGAACGACCGGTTGAACCGGGGGCGAGAGCGCTTCGGTGACGTCGGCGTCTACAAGACCGCCATCGGCACCCACGGCGGCGGGACGTGGAAGGTCGACCTGAGCGACCCCGTCAACCCCCGAGTGGGGAACCGGCAGGCGTTCCTCCAGGAGCTCATCGAGCGCGACGAGACCCAGCACCGCGACCTTCGCGTGTACGTCGTCGGCGACCGGATCATCGGCGCGATGCACCGCTACGCCCCCGAGGGCGACTGGCGAACCAACGTCGCGCTCGGCGGGGCGGTCGAGGACGTCACCGACGAGATCCCCGACGAAGCGCGCGAGACCGCGCTCTACGCCGCCGACGTGATCGATCTGGACTACGTGGGCGTCGACCTCGTGGAGGCCAACGACGGCTGGTACGTCCTCGAGATGAACCCGACGGCGGGGTTCAAGGGGCTCTACGAAGCCACCGGGAAGAGTCCGGCTCCCTACATCGCGAAGCTCGCCGTCGAACACGTCGGCGGCAGCGTCGACGACGACCGGGTGCGCGAGCTCTCGGGAACCCTCGACGACTCCACGCCGTCGTCGATGCCGCGCGAGGAACGGCCCGCGCCCGGCGAGACACCGACCATCGGCTACATCGAGGACGTGGTGGTCAGCGGGACCAGCGGGTCGCAGTCGACGCTCGCCAAGTCGGACACGGGGGCGACTAGAACCAGCATCGACACCTCGCTCGCGGCTACGATCGGTGCCGGGCCGATAAAGAGTCTCACGAGGGTTCGTTCGGGCAGCCAGAAATCCGGAAAGGCGCGGCCGGTGGTCGACCTCGTGGTCGGGATCGGGGGTACCCAACACACCGTGACCGCGAGCGTCGAGGACCGGAGTCACATGAACTACCCGCTCCTGTTGGGTCGGGACATCCTGAAACACTACCAGGTCGACGTTCGGCGGCGGTCCGACAGCGACCAGCCCCAGCCGGACGAGGACGTCCTCGAAGAGTGA
- a CDS encoding succinylglutamate desuccinylase/aspartoacylase family protein: protein MAEGAFTYNGGKVEPGETQNIRYGISETYMGDPVRIPVTIVNGAEPGPTAFLSAAAHGDELNGVEVVRTVAHDWDHTDLHGTLVCLPVLNVPGFLAQQRYLPIYDRDLNRSFPGSETGTSARRMAHRIFENFIAPCDLGLDFHTSTRGRTNMLHVRADTGEEAVERVAKAFASNVVIGGSGPDGTLRGEASASGTPTITIEMGEAHRFQRELIDRALAGVESVLAEFGMRRTSAVRWPGWRTVIDGSSAKTWLRADTGGLVDMHHDGGDLVREGERVCTITDPFMTESETVRAPFTGLLVGVLENPLVYPGNPLCHLVELDTSTRHALERDLSRTAPA from the coding sequence ATGGCCGAGGGCGCGTTCACGTACAACGGCGGGAAGGTCGAACCGGGCGAGACCCAGAACATCAGATACGGTATCAGCGAGACCTACATGGGCGACCCCGTCCGGATCCCGGTCACCATCGTCAACGGCGCGGAGCCCGGCCCGACGGCCTTCCTCAGCGCGGCGGCCCATGGCGACGAGCTCAACGGCGTCGAGGTCGTTCGAACCGTCGCCCACGACTGGGACCACACCGACCTCCACGGAACGCTGGTCTGTCTCCCCGTCCTGAACGTCCCGGGTTTCCTCGCCCAGCAGCGCTACCTCCCGATCTACGACCGCGACCTCAACCGGTCGTTCCCCGGGAGCGAGACCGGCACGAGCGCGCGTCGGATGGCCCACCGGATCTTCGAGAACTTCATCGCACCCTGCGACCTCGGGCTCGACTTCCACACCTCGACCCGCGGGCGGACCAATATGCTCCACGTCCGGGCCGACACCGGGGAGGAGGCGGTCGAGCGCGTCGCCAAAGCGTTCGCCTCGAACGTCGTCATCGGCGGTTCGGGACCGGACGGCACCCTCCGTGGCGAGGCGAGCGCGAGCGGTACACCCACGATCACCATCGAGATGGGCGAGGCCCACCGCTTCCAACGCGAGCTCATCGACCGCGCGCTCGCGGGGGTCGAGAGCGTGCTCGCGGAGTTCGGAATGCGACGGACGAGCGCCGTTCGGTGGCCCGGCTGGCGCACCGTGATCGACGGAAGCTCGGCGAAAACGTGGCTCCGGGCGGATACCGGCGGACTCGTCGACATGCACCACGACGGCGGCGACCTCGTTCGCGAGGGCGAACGGGTCTGTACCATCACCGACCCGTTCATGACCGAGTCCGAGACCGTCCGCGCGCCCTTCACGGGACTGCTCGTCGGCGTGCTCGAAAACCCGCTCGTCTATCCCGGCAACCCGCTGTGTCACCTCGTCGAGCTCGACACCTCGACCCGCCACGCGCTCGAACGCGACCTGTCACGAACCGCGCCCGCCTGA